A DNA window from Camelina sativa cultivar DH55 chromosome 17, Cs, whole genome shotgun sequence contains the following coding sequences:
- the LOC104759155 gene encoding uncharacterized protein LOC104759155 produces the protein MRFDCFDDPDGASSGDEEYSLPKENAVLETKDDEEEIGGISVADSGFSFPKRNCSFRSLFDELDIRDIDIAVGQTYESKKDLLVRLKILSVVQKFDFYVPESRPTLYIVKCWVRGCQWRVRASTIGDSPIFHVRIYQRQHSCSVTERSARSRKATPDILAFLYKEFVGGIGSGVVANHVAASLNLRYGIKMGYWKGHRTLKCARELVRGSYESGYSELPSYLYMIRRENPGTLTRLEVDELDRFKSVFIAFGGKYLGTLLMATTQDGNYNIFPLAFAVVDTENDDSWEWFFRQLSRVIQDDEGLAIISDRHKSIGKAIGKVYPLASRGICTYHLHKNILVRFKGSETFGLVKKAATAYRLQDFDELFHQIHQVNPDLHAYLVQADVSKWSRVHFPGDRYNLTTTNIAESLNNVLKAARQYPIVSLLEEIRMMLTRWFAARRKQATLMTTVLTTQVEELLQARVVRASLLDVQEIDQNQYEVRSGPNMHVVNLSQKKCSCRMFDVDKIPCIHAIAAAQTANVSRISKCHQYFRTEYLRLGYAKSVMPKDESCPLPNNVVEKIVKTPPVRTQSGRPKLTRAKGPYEIAMQSKRPRKAHCCGNCGHTEHNRQTCNV, from the exons ATGAGGTTTGATTGTTTCGATGACCCAGATGGagcaagttctggggatgaagaGTATAGTTTGCCTAAGGAAAATGCAGTATTGGAAACGAAGGATGACGAAGAGGAAATTGGAGGAATAAGTGTAGCAGACTCAGGTTTTTCATTTCCTAAAAGGAATTGTAGTTTTCGCAGTCTGTTTGACGAATTAGATATCAGAGATATTGATATAGCGGTTGGTCAAACATATGAATCGAAAAAAGATTTGTTGGTTCGACTGAAGATATTAAGTGTGGTCCAAAAGTTTGACTTTTATGTGCCGGAATCAAGGCCTACTTTGTATATTGTAAAATGTTGGGTTCGTGGTTGTCAGTGGAGGGTGAGAGCTTCAACGATAGGTGATTCTCCAATATTCCATGTTCGGATTTATCAAAGGCAACACAGTTGTTCAGTAACCGAAAGGTCTGCACGGTCTAGAAAAGCAACCCCAGATATATTGGCTTTTCTCTACAAAGAATTCGTCGGTGGTATAGGATCTGGTGTTGTGGCAAATCATGTTGCTGCTAGCCTTAATCTACGGTATGGTATAAAG ATGGGTTATTGGAAAGGTCATCGTACTCTAAAGTGTGCCCGTGAATTAGTAAGGGGTAGTTATGAAAGTGGATATTCAGAACTACCTTCGTACTTATACATGATTAGAAGAGAAAATCCAGGAACTCTGACTAGGTTAGAAGTAGATGAGTTAGATAGATTCAAATCTGTTTTCATAGCATTTGGG GGCAAATATCTTGGAACGTTGCTAATGGCGACGACACAAGATGGCAACTACAACATATTTCCTCTAGCCTTTGCTGTGGTTGATACGGAAAATGATGACTCATGGGAATGGTTTTTTAGACAACTCAGCCGTGTTATTCAAGATGATGAAGGGCTTGCCATTATATCGGATAGACATAAGTCCATCGGGAAAGCAATAGGAAAAGTGTATCCTCTTGCTAGTCGTGGGATTTGTACTTACCATCTCCACAAAAATATTCTGGTTAGATTTAAAGGTTCTGAGACTTTTGGTTTGGTAAAGAAGGCTGCAACTGCTTATAGGCTACAAGATTTTGATGAATTGTTTCATCAAATTCATCAGGTGAACCCAGACCTACATGCGTATTTGGTGCAGGCTGATGTAAGTAAGTGGAGTCGGGTACACTTTCCAGGTGATAGATATAACTTAACCACTACCAACATAGCAGAGTCTCTTAACAATGTCTTAAAAGCAGCTAGACAGTATCCGATAGTTAGCCTCCTAGAGGAGATACGGATGATGTTGACCAGATGGTTTGCTGCGAGACGGAAACAAGCTACGCTGATGACAACTGTTCTAACAACTCAAGTTGAGGAGCTTCTCCAG GCCCGAGTTGTTAGAGCTAGTTTACTAGATGTGCAAGAGATCGACCAGAACCAATACGAAGTTAGAAGCGGGCCAAACATGCATGTGGTCAATCTATCCCAGAAGAAGTGTTCTTGCCGTATGTTCGATGTTGATAAAATCCCGTGTATACATGCAATTGCTGCCGCACAGACTGCTAATGTCTCACGGATTTCTAAGTGCCATCAATACTTTCGAACAGAGTATCTACGCCTTGGTTATGCGAAGTCAGTTATGCCGAAGGATGAATCATGCCCATTACCAAACAATGTTGTTGAGAAAATAGTGAAAACACCACCGGTGAGGACTCAATCTGGAAGACCGAAGCTGACTAGAGCTAAAGGGCCATACGAGATTGCCATGCAGAGTAAAAGGCCCAGGAAAGCCCATTGTTGTGGAAACTGTGGGCATACCGAGCACAATCGTCAAACATGCAATGTTTAA